The following are from one region of the Ostrinia nubilalis chromosome 28, ilOstNubi1.1, whole genome shotgun sequence genome:
- the LOC135085490 gene encoding uncharacterized protein LOC135085490: MDSFFSLFDPSDGANKGQSRKKHRTEQDNVKKKADAHAPPKGRRRGRRSHKNETLPEESSFLCEPELSTDLLVKDGSYIESYIEVNKKDEGRRYLYSHLIDGADS; encoded by the exons ATGGATTCCTTCTTCAGCCTGTTCGACCCTTCGGACGGAGCCAATAAGGGCCAGAGCAGGAAGAAACACCGCACAGAGCAGGACAACGTCAAGAAGAAAGCTGACGCGCACGCGCCGCCTAAAG GCAGACGCCGAGGCCGCCGCAGCCATAAGAACGAGACGCTCCCAGAGGAATCGTCTTTCCTCTGCGAGCCTGAGCTCAGCACTGACCTGCTAGTGAAGGATGGCAGCTATATCGAGAGCTACATCGAGGTCAACAAGAAGGATGAAGGTAGGAGATATCTCTATAGTCACctaatagatggcgctgactCATGA
- the LOC135085489 gene encoding ribonuclease H2 subunit C, whose product MSIQVENNLKNTENKDLFEQRAHYVPCKIDEDGQANVNKYFEPYVTKNDDGDLTATFRGHKLDGTNMELPKGYRAIVVTEAKKPLAEEADRRFQVAGGFKELVYWNWDKKPSKNDNLTRAMEWIDISEAIHGD is encoded by the exons atgtcaATACAAGTAGAGAACAACTTAAAGAACACAGAAAACAAGGATTTATTCGAACAGCGGGCTCATTACGTGCCATGTAAAATAGACGAAGATGGTCAAgcgaatgtaaataaatatttcgagCCGTACGTTACTAAAAACGATGATGGAG atttGACTGCAACCTTCAGAGGCCACAAATTAGATGGAACCAACATGGAACTTCCTAAAGGATACAGAGCTATTGTGGTGACAGAAGCCAAAAAACCTCTAGCTGAAGAAGCTGATAGAAGATTTCAG GTTGCCGGTGGATTCAAAGAGCTAGTTTACTGGAATTGGGACAAGAAGCCTTCGAAAAACGACAATCTGACAAGAGCCATGGAATGGATCGATATATCGGAGGCG ATACATGGAGACTGA